The following is a genomic window from Dermatophilaceae bacterium Soc4.6.
GTGTTTCGCTCAGACCGCAGAGCCACCACAGGTGCCCCGTCCGGCGCCTCGTCGGTGTGGTGGCCGCTCCCGAACGCAGGCTGAAACCCCAGGAGATCTTCGTGCCCCTCATCCCCTTCGCCGTCACCGGTCGTGGCAGCGGCGTCGCCCAGACCGTCTCGGTCGACGGCGCCGACTACACCATCGAGACCGACGCCTACCCGGCCTTCGGTGGGCGCGACGCCCACCCGAGCCCGCTGGCCTTCGCCCTGGCCTCGCTCTCGTCGTGCAGCCAGGTCACCGCGTCGATCGTCGCCAAGGAGCTCGGGCTCGTGCTCGAGCACGTGTCGTTCCGGGTCGAGGCCGACTTCAACCCCACGACGATGACCACCGGGGTCCACCGCGAGGGCGAGACGACCTTCCAGAACGTGCGGATCACCGCCGAGGTCGTCACGCACGCCAGCGACGAGCAGGTC
Proteins encoded in this region:
- a CDS encoding OsmC family protein, which encodes MPLIPFAVTGRGSGVAQTVSVDGADYTIETDAYPAFGGRDAHPSPLAFALASLSSCSQVTASIVAKELGLVLEHVSFRVEADFNPTTMTTGVHREGETTFQNVRITAEVVTHASDEQVQVLKTETTRRCPVSQLFARAGVELTSVWTRLAPAA